A region of the Burkholderia pyrrocinia genome:
CCTCGAACGCGCACCGCGACGAACCGGCCGGCGGGCGTGCATGAATCCGGCGAACCGAACGGTGCATCCCGTGACACGCTCCCTCGATCCCGCACTCGCGCAGCAACTGCGCGACGTGAGTCTCCCGACACTCGGCCATTTTCTCGAGACCGGCTTCGCACACCCCGTGCTGCGGGCGCTCGTCCCCGACGTGAAGCTGGTGGGCCGCGCGGTCACCCTGCAACTGCGCAGCCCTGACGCGATCGCGGTCAACCGCGCGCTGGCACGGCTCACGACCGGCGACGTGCTCGTGATCGACATGCACGACGACTACGCGCATGCATGCGTCGGCGCGGTCACGGCGACGGCCGCGCAATGTACGGGCGCGGCCGGCATCGTCGTCGACGGCGTGGCGACCGATCTGCGCGAACTTCGGCAGATCGGCCTGCCCGTCTTCGCACGCGGCACGAGCGCGTTGACGACCAAGCGCCTCGACGACGGCGCAAGCGCGTTCGGCGTACCCGTTCGATGCGGCGGCGTGACGGTAGCCCCGGGCTCGATCGTGGTGGCCGACGACAACGGCGTGCTGTTCGCCGACGCAGCGACGCTCGCCGCCGTCATCGAAGCCGCACTCGCGTCGGACCGCGCGGAGCCGGCCCTGCTTGCCCGTCTGCGGGCCGGCGAACCGGTATCCGACGTGCTGTCCGTCGCCGCGCAACGCGATCATTCGCCACGCTAATGATCCGCATTAGCACAATGAAATTGACGGGCCGCCCCGCTCGGGCGAACACTACCCCGCCACCAATGCCTGAACATGGAGAGACACCGATGCGATCCTTCGACGACGCACGCCTGCCGGCCGGCGCGCACGACTGCCCGCCGGACGAATGGGCGATCCGCACCGACCTTGCGGCGCTGTACCGCCTCGTCGCGCATTTCCGCATGACGGACATGATCGACACGCACATCTCGGCACGCCTGCCCGGCGACACGCCGACCTTCCTGATCAACCGCTACGGCGTGCTGTTCCACGAAATGCGCGCATCCGATCTCGTGAAGATCGATGCGTACGGCAACGTGATCGACGCGCGCGCAGCCAGCGACCCTGCCCGGTTCCGCGTCAACGCGGCGGGCTTCACGATCCACTCGGCGGTCCACGCCGCGCGGGACGACCTGCACTTCGTCGTGCATACGCATACCGCCGCGGGCATCGCCGTCTCCGCGCAGGAAAACGGCCTGCTGCCGATCAGCCAGCATGCGCTCAAGTTCTACGAAAAGCTCGGCTATCACGACTACGAAGGCATCGCCCTCGACCTCGCCGAACGCGAGCGGCTGGTGCGCGACCTCGGTACGCACAAGGCGATGATCCTGCGCAATCACGGTTTGCTCGCGGGTGGAGCAACAGCCGCGGAGGCATTCCACGAAATCTACTTCCTCGAACGTGCCTGTCAGGCGCAAGTGCAGGCGATGGCCGGTGGTGCAAAGCTGATCGTGCCGAGCGTCGACGTCTGCAGGCGCACAGCCGCGCAATTCACGCGCGACGATTCGTCCGACATCGCCGACACCGCGTGGCGCGCCGCGCTGCGCCTGATCGACGATCCCGCGTCCGACTACCGCTGCTGAAACCTCTTCCTCACGTGCCGGCCATCCGGGCCGGCCTCACAGCCATTGATTCCGATGACTACAATCGCACTCCTCAGCAAAAGCTACGACATGTCGCATCTCGTCGAATCGATCCGGCGCGCCGCGCCGGCTTTCAACGTCGTGATGCACGGCGAACCGGGTGCCGCCGATGCGGAAGTCGCTGCGTGCTGGGATCCGCCGCACGGAGCGCTCGCCGCGATGCCGAACCTGCGCCTCGTCCACAGCATCGCGGCCGGCGTCGACAATATCCTCGCCGACGCCACGCTGCCCGCGCTGCCGCTGTGCCGCGTCGTCGATCCGCAGCATGCGCGCGGCATGAGCGAGTTCGTCACGTGGGGCGTGCTGCATTTCCATCGCCGGCTCGACCTCGCGATGCGCAACCAGCAGGCGGCACGCTGGTTTCGCCCGGAACAGGCGCATCCGTCGCAATGCACGGTGGGCATCATGGGGCTCGGCGAGATCGGCGGCCGTGTCGCCGTCGATCTCCAGCAACGCGGTTACGCGGTCCGCGGCTGGGCGCGCCAGCCGCGCGCGCTGCCCGGCGTCGAACTGTTCGAGCACGATGACAGCCTGCACGCGTTTCTCGCCGGCACCGACATCCTCGTGTGCCTGTTGCCGCTGACCGACGAAACGCGCGGCATCCTGAATGCGGCGACGTTCAGCCGGCTGAAGCCGGGTGCGAAGTTGATCCATGTCGGGCGCGGCGAGCATCTCGTCGGCGCCGATCTCGTCGCGGCACTCGAACGCGGCCAGCTCGGCGGCGCACTCGTCGACGTGTTCCCGGTCGAGCCGCTGCCCGCCGACGATCCGCTATGGCATGCGCCGAACCTGATCGTCACGCCGCACATGGCGTCGGTCGCCAGCTCCGACACGATCGGCCAGCAGGTCGCGCAGAACGTGCAGCGGCTGCTGGACGGCGAGCCGCTGCACAACGTGGTAGATGTCGCGCGCGGCTACTGAACGCCGGCGACGCCGTGTGCGCCCTCGTCACGGCGCGACCGGCGCATCGAGCGCCTCCTGGCGGTCGAGGAACGCATTCAGCGCGTCGACGAACGCCGACTCGGCCGCATTGAGCTTGCGGTCCTGCGACCACAGGAAATGGATGTCGACGTCGGCCACGCCTTCGTCGGGCGGCAAGCGCTGGAAACGTCCGTGCGCGATGTCGTCCCGCACGATGTGCTCGGGCAGGCAGCCGATCCCGAGCCCCGCGAAGATGAAGCGCTTGACCTCGGCCATGCTCGACGACGACGCGATCACGCGCCCGGTGAAACCCATCTCGTCGCGAAAGATCGTCAGCGGCGACATGTGGTCGCCGACCTTGTCGCCGGTGAAGGACACGAACGGCAGGCCGGCCAGGTCGGCCGTGCGCAGACCGTCGCGACCGAACAGCGGATGGTGATGCCCGCAAAACAGTGCGTAGTGCTGGCGCAGGAACACGCGGGCGTCGATGCGCTTCGGCAACGCCCGACGCGGCGTCAGCCCGAGCGTCAGCGCCCTCTGTTGCAGGCTGTTGACGACGTCGGCGCTGCGCATCACCTGGCTTTCGAATTCGATGCGCGGATAGGTCCGATGAAATTCGGCGAGGAAATCGTCGTACGCGGGAAAGTCGATGCCGCTGACGATCCCGATGCGCACGGTGCCCGAGACGTCGTGATCGCGATCGACGTCGGCAAGCGACAGGCGCGAGATCGTGCCGTAGATGTCCTCGGCGATCTGCCGCACCTCGATGCCCGCCTGCGTGACCTCGATGCGCGGCCCGTGGCGATCGACGAGGCGCAGGCCGAGTTGCTCCTCGAGCCGCCGCAGCGCCTGGCTCACGGCCGGCTGCGTGAGATGCAGGCGCATCGCCGCCCGGCTCACGCTCTTCTCCCGCGCAATCGCGAGGAAGGTCCGCAGCAGGTTCCAGTCGAGGCGGTCGTTCAGGTAGGTGTCGGGGCGGTCTTTGCTCATCGTGGGTCTCACGGCTTCATCATTCGTGAAAATTATACTCAGGATAACGATTAAAAATTGGACTAATTATTTTGGATTTTCGATAAAGACGACACGATGAACTCCGGCCGATTGTCGGCCGACCGATCAGGAACCTCGACGATGCTGAAGATCAATGCGGAGCGGCTCTGGCAGAGCCTCATGGACATGGCGCAAGTGGGCGCGACCGCGAAAGGCGGCGTGCGCCGCCTCGCGCTGACCCGGGAAGACACGGCCGGCCGCGCGCTGTTCGAGACGTGGTGCCGGGAAGCGGGGCTCGCGCTGTCCGTCGATCGCGTCGGCAACCTGTTCGCGCGGCGCGCGGGCCGGCAAGCCGCGGCCGCGCCCGTCGCGAGCGGCAGCCACCTCGACACGCAGCCCGAAGGCGGCCGATTCGACGGCGTATACGGCGTACTCGCCGCGCTCGAAGTCGTGCGCACGCTGAACGACGCGGGAATCGACACCGAACGGCCGATCGAGATCGTCGTGTGGACCAACGAAGAAGGCGCCCGGTTCACGCCGGCGATGCTCGGCTCCGCCGCGTTCACCGGCGTGATGCCGCTGGAAGCCGCGCTCGGATCGCGGGACGCGGCGGGCGAAAGCGTCGCCGACGCGTTGCGCGCGACCGGCTACGCGGGCGAGCGCGCGGTGCCGGGCACGGTGTTCGACGCGTACTTCGAAGCGCATATCGAACAGGGCCCCGTGCTCGAGGAAAGCGGCGTGCCGATCGGCGTCGTGACGGGCGGCCAGGCGATCCGCTGGCTCGACGTGCGTGTCGCGGGCCAGGCCGCGCATGCGGGCACGACACCGATGCAATACCGGAAGGATGCGTTGTTCGCCGCAACCGACATGGCTGCCGAACTGGAGGCGATCGCCGCCGATTTCTTTCCGCTGGGCCTGACGACGATCGGCGAATGGCAGATCCGCAATGCGTCGCGCAATACGATCGCGGGCGACGTCGCGTTCACGGTCGACCTGCGCCATCCGGACGACGCGGCGATCGCCGACATGGAAGCCGCTGTGCGCGCACGTTTCGGCGCGGTGGCCGCGCGACGCGGCGTGACGGTCGAGATCGGGCAGCATTGGGTCAGCCCGGCCACGCCGTTCGATCCGGCCTGCGTCGACGCCGTTCAGCACGCGGTCGTCGGGCTCGACTATCCGAACCAGCGGATCATCAGCGGAGCGGGACACGACGCGATCCATCTCGCGAAACATTGCCCGACCGCGATGGTGTTCATTCCGTGCGTCGGCGGGTTGAGCCATAACGAAGCCGAAGATGCGCTGCCAGCCGATGTTGCGCGCGGCGCGGACGTGCTGCTGCAGGCGATGCTCGCCCGTGCGGGGCGCGCGTGACCGGTCCCGTCCGCTTCCTGCCCCCGCAATCGCCCCCGACCATGACACGCTACCCCCACCGACCGCTTGCCACGCTGCGACGCGTCTGGCTTTTCGTGCCCGGCGCCGACACCGCCGCCCACGCCGCCGCGCTCGGCACGTCTGCCGACGCGATCGTCGCCGACCTGGAAGAAATGACCGTGCCCTTCGACCGGCCGGCCGCCCGCCGGCATATCGTCGCGCTGCTCGCCGACGCGACTGCCTGCGGCGCGCTCGGCGCGGTGCGGATCAACAAGCTGGAACACGACGGCCACGACGATCTCGTCGGCGTAATGCCGGGCCGGCCCGCAGCGATCTTCCTGCCTCATGCGGAAACCCCGCTGCAGCTCACCCGGCTGGCCGATGCGTTGACGGCGCTCGAAGCGCATCACGGTATCCCGGAAGGGTCGACGGAAATCGTGCCGACGATCGAGTCGGCGTACGGGCTCGTGCATCTCGGCGCGATGCTCACCGCGAGCCAGCGTATCCGGCATGCGATGCTGGCGGTCGAGGATTTCGCGGCCAGCCTCGGCGCCCGCCGCTCGCGCGACGGACGCGAACTGCTGCATGCGCGCAGCCGGTTCCTGATCGAGTGCGTCGCCGCCGGTCGCGCGCCGATCGATCTGCCCTGCACCTACCGCGCGCCGGACGCGCTCGCACTCGACCTCGATATGTCGACGCAGCTCGGTTTCCAGTCGAAATGCGCTGTGTTCGCCGAACACGTCGACGCCATCAACCGCGCACTGACGCCTACCGACACGGATGCGGATGCAGCGCGCGCGTTGCTCGACGCCTATCGCGCGCAAGCAGCGTCCGGTCACGGCGCCACGCCCGACAGGATCGACGCGCCGGACGCGAACAACGCGCGCCGCCTGCTCGAGCGCCATGCGCAATGCCGGAGCATGGCCGACGCGCATGCCGGGGTGTCGAGCATAAGCACCACTAATGCTGGCGATTAAAAAACAGAATTTTACGTACGCATATCGGCGACGGATAAACCACGCAGCCACCTCGCAACACCGCAGGCAGCGCATCGCCGTGGCCGACCGCCCCCAGGACGAACGACAGGACAGCCCATGTCTCAACCCACTCCCACCACGCATCAACCCGTGCGCGCCGCCACCGCGGCGTTCATCGGCACCGCCGTCGAGTTCTACGACTACTACACATACGCGACCGCCGCGGCGCTCGTGCTCGGGGACGTATTCTTTCCGAGCAGCAACCATTACCTGAGCACGATGGCGTCGTTCGGCACCTTTTTTGTCGGCTTCGTCGCCCGACCGCTGAGTGGCGCGGTGTTCGGCCATCTCGGCGACCGCATCGGCCGCAAGAAGATGCTCGTCCTGACGATGTTCCTGATGGGTATCGCGACGACCGGTATCGGCCTGCTGCCGGGCTACGCGACGATCGGTATCTGGGCACCGATCCTGCTGGTGTTGCTGCGGATCCTGCAGGGTATCGCGGTCGGCGGCGAATGGGGCGGCGCCGTTCTGATGGCCAGCGAACACGCACCGGCCGGCCGCAAGACGTTCTTCGCGTCGTTCCCGCAAATGGGCAGCCCGGCCGGGCTGATCCTGTCGTTGCTCTCGTTCCGCTTCGTCACGTCGCTCGACCATGAGAGCTTCGTCAGTTGGGGCTGGCGCCTGCCCTTCCTCGCGAGCTTCGTGCTGCTCCTCATCGGGATGGCCATCCGCCTCGGCGTGAAGGAATCGCCCGAATTCGAACGCGTGCGCGATACCAACGCGGTGGCGAAGTACCCGGTCGCCGAGGTGCTGCGTACCGCCTGGGTGCCGATCCTGCTGGCGGCCGCGGCGACAACGATCGGCTCGGCGGGCTTCTTCTTCACGAACACGTTCATGATTTCGTATGTGACGACCTACCTCGGCATGTCCAAATCGTTCATCCTCGATTGCCTGTTCGTCGTCACCGTCATCCAGTTGCTGTCGCAGCCCGTCTCCGCGCTGCTCGCGCAACGGTTCGGGGAGACGCGCTTCCTGACCTGCGCAGCGCTCCTGTCGATGGCGACACCCTATCCGATGTTCCTGCTCGTCCAGACACAGAACCCCGTCGCGATCGTCGCAGGCATCTCGTTCGCGGTCGTCACACTGTCGGCGGTCTACGCGGTCATCGCCGGCTTCATGACGCCGGCGTTCCCGACGCGCGTCCGCTATTCCGGCATTTCGATCGCCTACCAGCTATGCGCAATGATCGCCGGCGGCACGACGCCGATGATCGGCACGCTGCTTGCCCAGCAGTTCCGCGGGCAATGGCTGCCGCTGGCGGCGTTCTTCACGCTGCTGTCGTTCGTCTCCCTCGTCGGCATCGTCGGGCTCGGGCGGTACTGCCGGCGTCAGCGCGCCACCCTCCACGGATCGCTGGCGACCAGTCCGTAATACCGGACTGGCGAGCGACGTCCGCACGGCGTGCGCAGCGCATTGATCCGGCCCGTTCAGCCGCTACGCGCTCCAAGCTTGTCGACCAGCGCCGTCGCGCATTGCACGGCGAGCGCCGCGCACTGCTCTGCATCGACGGGCGCACCGTTCGCGACGGTGCCCTGCACGATCCGGCCCAGCAAATCTTTCGAGAGATCGGCGATCTCGTAGTCCCGTTCCGTCATGATGTCCCTCCTGTGCGTCGGCCGATGGCGGCGACGCGCCCACTGCCCCTGCCCGTTCAATGCCCTTTCGCCCGCACGACGATCTGCGCCTGTGTATCGCGATCGATGCGTTCGAGCGACGCGCGCAGCGCAGCGAATTCGTCGGGTGTGCATACCTGCCGGCCGAACTCCGCCTTCATCCGCCGCGTGACCTGCACGACGCGCGCGGCCGCATCGAACACATAATGCGACGTGAAATCGACGAAGCGGTCGTGCACGGCCGCATCGGCCGGCAGGTCGGTCACGACGACGTCGGCCGGCAGCGCGATCTGGCCGGTCTCGTCGAACGTGCCGCCGATGCAGCCCCACGGCTGCGTGCGCACGGGTTCGGCCAGCCAGCTCTCGACCTGCGTCGCGATGCCGCCCGTGAGGCTCGACAGCGCGGGCAACGCGGTCGTGCCGTCGGGCCACACGAAATGGTCGAGCGTGCCTGTGATCGTCACGTCGAACGGCCCGTCGGTCACGCGCCGGTCGCTGGTCGACAGTTGCGCGCGGCCGCGCAAGCCGCTTTGCCGCAGGCGTTCGGTCGCGAGCTGCTCGACGCGGTCGTGCGTCGCGCGGCGAAACAGGTTGCGTTCGAGTTCGGCCGTCCAGCCGTCGTCTTCGATGTACGCATGCAACCGCGCGGCGCCGGGCTGCGCGGCATCGATCGCGAGCCGCGCGATGCGGCCGCGCGGCTGCGTGGCCGGCGTGCGCGACAGCTCGCCCGTGTCCACCAGCAGCGCGGGGCGATCCATCACGATCGGCGGCAGGTAGCCGAACGCGATGCCGGCCGTCGTCGTATCCGCGTAAAGCGCGAGATCGGGCAGCCACGTGATCGCGTGATTGATCGCGCCGCCGCCGTAGCCGGGTACGGACGGCAGCGTATACACCGCGCCCAGATTGATCAGCACCGGTTCGCTGCGGATGCCGACCGCCGCGAGCAGCGCGCCGAACAGCGCGACATGGTCCTTGCAGTCGCCGTAACGGTTGCGCAGGATGTCCGTCACGCGATGCGGCGCGGCGGCCGTTTCGCCCAGAAACAGCGCGACGTAGCGCACGTTCGCCTGCACCCAGTCGTACAGGATGCGCGCCTTGTCGCGCGGATCGGCGGCATCCGCGGTGAGCGCACGCGCTAACTGCACGACGGCCGGATCGTCGACGCCCGGATCGACGGCCGCGTTGCGGTAGCGCGCGGCGAACGCCGCATAGTCGGGCAGCGTCGACACGACGAGCCGGTCGCCGTAGGTCGGGTAGCCGACCGCGCCGTTCTCGATGCGGTCGTACGGGCCGTGCCGGTAGTCGAATTCGTAGCGCGTGCGGCCGTTCGCCGTCACCGGCGGCAGCGCGACATAGCCGCGCGCGTCCGCGTACAGCGGCAGGTCGGCCGGCACGTCGAAGATCAGCCGCTGATTGTCGACCGGCTCGCGCGACGGCTCGACGTAGTAGCCGAAGTAGCCGCGATTGACGGGCTTCGTGCGCGTCTTGCGAAACGCCACGCGCGTGCTCGACCCGGCTTCGACGCCGGGAAACACGACGGTGCGCAACAGCCCGTCCTGGAACGTCGGCGCGCCGGCCGAACGCGGCTCCTGCACGTCGCGGATCCCGTCCGCGCCGACCGGATGCGCGAGCCCGTCGCGGTCGATCGTCTCGGCCGCGAGCAGGTCGACCTGCTCGAGATTCTTGTCGAACCACACGTAGCGCTGCGCGACCGCGTCGATGCCGTTCGCGTGGTTCGCGCGCAGCGTCGAATCGTCGTGCTCGTCGAGCGAACCGTCGTGCTGGATCACGAATTCGTGGACATCGCTGACCAGCGTGACGGGCGCTTCGTCGGCAACGTCGTTCGCCCCGCCCGCCGCCGGGCCCGTGCCCAGCGTCGCACCGACCGCATTCGATGCGCCGAACGCGGCAGCGCATGCCAGCATCCAGCCGGCCAGGCCGACAGAAAAGCGCACCACATCGCACCTCGTCGCGGTTCACGGAAAGCGCGGTCGCGCAGCGAAGCGGGTCAACCGCGCGACACTCGTGCGGCCAGTGTGGGCGACGCATACGCACGCGTCAAGCCGGTGCACGCCGGCCTACAATGCAACGTGAATGCGTCATCGCGCGCGGCCGCCGGCATACGCCCGATCGCCGAACGCTGACGAAGGATCGTCCGCCCGCGACCGGGAGGCACCATGGAAAACAGGATCGTGGAAGTCGTCGTACTGCTGGCGTTTTTCGCACTCGCCGCGCTGTTCTTCTTCAGGCGTTCGGGGCGCGACCGGCTGAGGGCCAAATTCCGTCATCCGCCACTGCGGCGGCCTCACCGCCCGCATCGGCATCATCAGCCCTGACGGCTGCTACCGGCAGTCGCCCACGCGCTTGCCGCGCCGCCGCTACCCGACGTTCATCGGCAGCAGCACCATCTGCTTGCCCTCGACATGCAGGCGCGCCTGCAGCTCGACGGGCGTCTGGTTGTGCAGCCACGCGGTCAGGAAATTCACGCGCCGGAAGATCAGCTTGCTCGCGAAGCACACGGCATTCGGATACTCATCGAGCGTCGACGATGCGAGGTTCATGAATTCCACGACGGGATTCGTGCCGAACGCGATCCGGTAGTCGGCCGCGATGCCGTTGCGGCGGCAATGCGCGACATAGTAGTCGAGCGCTTCGGTGATCGAGTGACGCAGCCGTTCGAGATGTTCGTGCCCGTCGTACGCCTTCGCGTCGACTTCGCCGACCGCGAGGAAGATCACGTTGCGGAAGTGCCCGGGAAACAGCCGGTTGACCCACAGCAGCGCGTGCATGCTCGCGCCGCGATGCTTGCCGACCAGCAGCACGGCCGTCGGTTGCGACGGATCGGGCTTGCCCGGCGCGCTCGCCTCGTCGACTTCGGGCGGCTTGCCGGAGAACAGCGCATCTTCCTTCGCGAGCTGCGCGCGCGTATACGCGTAGTGGCGATTGATCATGAAGCACAGCGCGATCACCGCGCTCGTCACGAGCACCGTGAGCCAGCCGCCCGCCGTGAACTTCTCGACCAGCGTGATGACGAGCACGGTCGCCGTCACGCTCAGCCCGAGCGCGGACAGGAAGAAATGCTTGAACCAGCCGCGCTCGCTGCGATGACGCCACCAGTACGTGCACAACCCGAGCAGCGACATGCTGAACGTGAGGAACACGTTGATGCTGTACAGCACGACGAGCACGTCGACGCTGCCGTGCGTCCACAGCAGGATCAGCAGGCTCGACAGGCCGACGACGATGATGCCGTTCTGCCGCACGAGGCGCGTCGACAGGTCGCGGAAATGGCGCGGCACCCACGAATCCGACGCCATGTTCGACAGCACGGCCGGGCCGTCGAGGAAGCCCGTCTGCGCGCCGACCATCAGCAGCCCGGCCTCGAACGCGAGCACGGCCGCGAGCAACGCATGCCGCGCGAACGCCGAGCCGAGCCCGAGATGGTCGATCACGCTGCCGAACACGACCGCGTTGAGCGTCTCGCCTTCGACGGGCCGCGCGTGCCACAACATGTACAGCAGGATGATGCCGCCGGCCGTGAACGCGAGCGACGTCGACATGTACCACATCGTCACCTTGCCGTTCGGCACGCGCGGATCGGCCAGCATGTTCACGTTGTTCGACACGGCCTCGAGGCCCGTATAGGTGCCGCCGCCGAGCGAGAACGCGCGCATCAGCAACGCGAGCATCACGAATACGCCGAGCGACTGCGACATCCCGTGCGCCTCGTGCACGGCATCGGGCACGATCATCGCGAGGTTGCTGCCGTGCACGGCGACGCCGTACACGATCAGCCCGAAGTGCAGGATCACGAAGCCGATGAAGATCGGCAGCAGCACCATGATCGATTCGCGCATCCCGCGGAAGTTGAGCCCCGTCATCAGCAGGATCAGCACGATCTCGGTCGTGAGCTTGAACACCTGCGCACTGACCGGCAGCAGGCTGAAGAACGCGTCGACGCCGCTCGCGAGCGAGGTCGCGACGGTCAGCACGTAGTCGACCAGCAGCGCCGCGCCCGACACGAGCCCCGGCTTCGCCCCGAGCAGCGACGTCGCGACGCGGTAGCCGCCGCCGCCCGTCGGGAACAGCTCGATCACCTGGTTGTAGCCGAGCGCGATGATGAACACGGTTGCCGCGGTCGCGAGCGCGAGAAACAGCGCGAGCGGCGTGTGTTGCGCCAGCGCGAGGAACGCCTCCTCCGGG
Encoded here:
- a CDS encoding DUF3857 and transglutaminase domain-containing protein; this translates as MLACAAAFGASNAVGATLGTGPAAGGANDVADEAPVTLVSDVHEFVIQHDGSLDEHDDSTLRANHANGIDAVAQRYVWFDKNLEQVDLLAAETIDRDGLAHPVGADGIRDVQEPRSAGAPTFQDGLLRTVVFPGVEAGSSTRVAFRKTRTKPVNRGYFGYYVEPSREPVDNQRLIFDVPADLPLYADARGYVALPPVTANGRTRYEFDYRHGPYDRIENGAVGYPTYGDRLVVSTLPDYAAFAARYRNAAVDPGVDDPAVVQLARALTADAADPRDKARILYDWVQANVRYVALFLGETAAAPHRVTDILRNRYGDCKDHVALFGALLAAVGIRSEPVLINLGAVYTLPSVPGYGGGAINHAITWLPDLALYADTTTAGIAFGYLPPIVMDRPALLVDTGELSRTPATQPRGRIARLAIDAAQPGAARLHAYIEDDGWTAELERNLFRRATHDRVEQLATERLRQSGLRGRAQLSTSDRRVTDGPFDVTITGTLDHFVWPDGTTALPALSSLTGGIATQVESWLAEPVRTQPWGCIGGTFDETGQIALPADVVVTDLPADAAVHDRFVDFTSHYVFDAAARVVQVTRRMKAEFGRQVCTPDEFAALRASLERIDRDTQAQIVVRAKGH
- a CDS encoding MFS transporter produces the protein MSQPTPTTHQPVRAATAAFIGTAVEFYDYYTYATAAALVLGDVFFPSSNHYLSTMASFGTFFVGFVARPLSGAVFGHLGDRIGRKKMLVLTMFLMGIATTGIGLLPGYATIGIWAPILLVLLRILQGIAVGGEWGGAVLMASEHAPAGRKTFFASFPQMGSPAGLILSLLSFRFVTSLDHESFVSWGWRLPFLASFVLLLIGMAIRLGVKESPEFERVRDTNAVAKYPVAEVLRTAWVPILLAAAATTIGSAGFFFTNTFMISYVTTYLGMSKSFILDCLFVVTVIQLLSQPVSALLAQRFGETRFLTCAALLSMATPYPMFLLVQTQNPVAIVAGISFAVVTLSAVYAVIAGFMTPAFPTRVRYSGISIAYQLCAMIAGGTTPMIGTLLAQQFRGQWLPLAAFFTLLSFVSLVGIVGLGRYCRRQRATLHGSLATSP
- a CDS encoding HpcH/HpaI aldolase/citrate lyase family protein; the encoded protein is MTRYPHRPLATLRRVWLFVPGADTAAHAAALGTSADAIVADLEEMTVPFDRPAARRHIVALLADATACGALGAVRINKLEHDGHDDLVGVMPGRPAAIFLPHAETPLQLTRLADALTALEAHHGIPEGSTEIVPTIESAYGLVHLGAMLTASQRIRHAMLAVEDFAASLGARRSRDGRELLHARSRFLIECVAAGRAPIDLPCTYRAPDALALDLDMSTQLGFQSKCAVFAEHVDAINRALTPTDTDADAARALLDAYRAQAASGHGATPDRIDAPDANNARRLLERHAQCRSMADAHAGVSSISTTNAGD
- a CDS encoding 2-hydroxyacid dehydrogenase, producing MTTIALLSKSYDMSHLVESIRRAAPAFNVVMHGEPGAADAEVAACWDPPHGALAAMPNLRLVHSIAAGVDNILADATLPALPLCRVVDPQHARGMSEFVTWGVLHFHRRLDLAMRNQQAARWFRPEQAHPSQCTVGIMGLGEIGGRVAVDLQQRGYAVRGWARQPRALPGVELFEHDDSLHAFLAGTDILVCLLPLTDETRGILNAATFSRLKPGAKLIHVGRGEHLVGADLVAALERGQLGGALVDVFPVEPLPADDPLWHAPNLIVTPHMASVASSDTIGQQVAQNVQRLLDGEPLHNVVDVARGY
- a CDS encoding LysR family transcriptional regulator, encoding MSKDRPDTYLNDRLDWNLLRTFLAIAREKSVSRAAMRLHLTQPAVSQALRRLEEQLGLRLVDRHGPRIEVTQAGIEVRQIAEDIYGTISRLSLADVDRDHDVSGTVRIGIVSGIDFPAYDDFLAEFHRTYPRIEFESQVMRSADVVNSLQQRALTLGLTPRRALPKRIDARVFLRQHYALFCGHHHPLFGRDGLRTADLAGLPFVSFTGDKVGDHMSPLTIFRDEMGFTGRVIASSSSMAEVKRFIFAGLGIGCLPEHIVRDDIAHGRFQRLPPDEGVADVDIHFLWSQDRKLNAAESAFVDALNAFLDRQEALDAPVAP
- a CDS encoding RraA family protein; this encodes MTRSLDPALAQQLRDVSLPTLGHFLETGFAHPVLRALVPDVKLVGRAVTLQLRSPDAIAVNRALARLTTGDVLVIDMHDDYAHACVGAVTATAAQCTGAAGIVVDGVATDLRELRQIGLPVFARGTSALTTKRLDDGASAFGVPVRCGGVTVAPGSIVVADDNGVLFADAATLAAVIEAALASDRAEPALLARLRAGEPVSDVLSVAAQRDHSPR
- a CDS encoding Zn-dependent hydrolase; the protein is MLKINAERLWQSLMDMAQVGATAKGGVRRLALTREDTAGRALFETWCREAGLALSVDRVGNLFARRAGRQAAAAPVASGSHLDTQPEGGRFDGVYGVLAALEVVRTLNDAGIDTERPIEIVVWTNEEGARFTPAMLGSAAFTGVMPLEAALGSRDAAGESVADALRATGYAGERAVPGTVFDAYFEAHIEQGPVLEESGVPIGVVTGGQAIRWLDVRVAGQAAHAGTTPMQYRKDALFAATDMAAELEAIAADFFPLGLTTIGEWQIRNASRNTIAGDVAFTVDLRHPDDAAIADMEAAVRARFGAVAARRGVTVEIGQHWVSPATPFDPACVDAVQHAVVGLDYPNQRIISGAGHDAIHLAKHCPTAMVFIPCVGGLSHNEAEDALPADVARGADVLLQAMLARAGRA
- a CDS encoding class II aldolase/adducin family protein; its protein translation is MRSFDDARLPAGAHDCPPDEWAIRTDLAALYRLVAHFRMTDMIDTHISARLPGDTPTFLINRYGVLFHEMRASDLVKIDAYGNVIDARAASDPARFRVNAAGFTIHSAVHAARDDLHFVVHTHTAAGIAVSAQENGLLPISQHALKFYEKLGYHDYEGIALDLAERERLVRDLGTHKAMILRNHGLLAGGATAAEAFHEIYFLERACQAQVQAMAGGAKLIVPSVDVCRRTAAQFTRDDSSDIADTAWRAALRLIDDPASDYRC
- a CDS encoding APC family permease — its product is MTTFQKAWQLLVGKPLDPLDPRTRHAIAVTPLLAWVGLGADGLSSSCYGPEEAFLALAQHTPLALFLALATAATVFIIALGYNQVIELFPTGGGGYRVATSLLGAKPGLVSGAALLVDYVLTVATSLASGVDAFFSLLPVSAQVFKLTTEIVLILLMTGLNFRGMRESIMVLLPIFIGFVILHFGLIVYGVAVHGSNLAMIVPDAVHEAHGMSQSLGVFVMLALLMRAFSLGGGTYTGLEAVSNNVNMLADPRVPNGKVTMWYMSTSLAFTAGGIILLYMLWHARPVEGETLNAVVFGSVIDHLGLGSAFARHALLAAVLAFEAGLLMVGAQTGFLDGPAVLSNMASDSWVPRHFRDLSTRLVRQNGIIVVGLSSLLILLWTHGSVDVLVVLYSINVFLTFSMSLLGLCTYWWRHRSERGWFKHFFLSALGLSVTATVLVITLVEKFTAGGWLTVLVTSAVIALCFMINRHYAYTRAQLAKEDALFSGKPPEVDEASAPGKPDPSQPTAVLLVGKHRGASMHALLWVNRLFPGHFRNVIFLAVGEVDAKAYDGHEHLERLRHSITEALDYYVAHCRRNGIAADYRIAFGTNPVVEFMNLASSTLDEYPNAVCFASKLIFRRVNFLTAWLHNQTPVELQARLHVEGKQMVLLPMNVG